The proteins below are encoded in one region of Paeniglutamicibacter cryotolerans:
- a CDS encoding LysR family transcriptional regulator: MELKHVSAFLMVAEELHFGRAASRLRIAQPQLSQWIKRLEDDLGAPLFDRSTRTVALTPQGAAILIPAREMLSQARQVELGARLEGPGIIGRVRVGYAGASSREVLPPIARVLRTREPGIELSLESMIYAGFTPGMIAAGELDIGFSRLPLKHPGVESRVFTYERILVAMPADHPLAKRKEIKLADLAAEPWVMFPATRGSTVRDAGIRLAREAGFIPRIAQEAPDSYAILGLVAAGVGVTLTVSSVQHISTSGLVYRELAGEQRYLAAVIAWHTHPNPATGRLLEIMEEILPTPAHPEGRVLT, from the coding sequence ATGGAGCTCAAACACGTTAGCGCGTTCCTCATGGTTGCCGAGGAATTGCATTTCGGTCGGGCCGCCAGCCGGCTGCGCATTGCCCAACCACAACTCAGCCAGTGGATCAAACGCCTCGAGGACGACCTAGGCGCACCGCTCTTTGACCGCAGTACCCGGACCGTGGCACTGACCCCACAAGGGGCAGCGATCCTCATACCGGCCCGGGAGATGTTATCGCAGGCCCGCCAGGTGGAGCTCGGTGCCCGACTCGAGGGACCCGGGATCATTGGCCGCGTCCGCGTGGGATATGCCGGAGCCAGCAGCCGCGAGGTGCTTCCGCCGATTGCCCGGGTACTGCGCACCCGGGAACCCGGTATCGAGCTGAGCCTGGAATCGATGATCTACGCGGGTTTCACCCCCGGGATGATTGCCGCCGGGGAGCTGGACATCGGATTCTCCCGGCTACCGCTGAAACACCCGGGCGTCGAATCCCGCGTCTTTACCTACGAACGCATTCTGGTCGCGATGCCCGCGGACCATCCGCTGGCCAAGCGCAAGGAGATCAAGCTGGCCGACCTCGCAGCGGAGCCCTGGGTGATGTTTCCAGCCACCCGAGGATCCACCGTCAGGGACGCGGGGATCCGCTTGGCGCGCGAGGCCGGGTTCATTCCGCGCATTGCGCAGGAGGCCCCGGATTCCTACGCCATTCTCGGGCTCGTTGCCGCCGGTGTGGGCGTGACCTTGACGGTATCCTCGGTCCAGCACATCTCCACCTCGGGCCTGGTCTACCGGGAACTTGCCGGCGAACAACGGTATCTTGCCGCCGTCATCGCCTGGCACACACACCCCAACCCGGCCACCGGGCGGCTGCTGGAGATCATGGAGGAAATACTGCCCACCCCGGCGCATCCCGAAGGCCGGGTCTTGACCTAG
- a CDS encoding cyclase family protein produces the protein MEPALPANPRWVNRPEGSNWGDFGPDDHLGRLNLLTVEKVHEGLAEVRDGRTFALGLPLDLPGGTSLNPNRLPPVLRPNLRSGHVNFNCRMDSVYPGSSDVMNDDLAVLHLQYSTQWDALCHVGSLFDADGDGIPEPVYYNGFRAGIEVIGPDNLGDAGFDTLHASSTSNAGVLGIGAMAERPIQGRAVMVDLVAHLGTEQTVVGFESLRKIMEVDGIIVEPGDILTLHTGYADKVLQMAGNPDPAVLHSYGAVLDGRDAALLQWITDSGVAAIAADNYAVELYPARPAPAPASVLPLHEHCLFKLGVPLGELWALGPLAAHLRASGRSRYLLTASPLNLPGAAGSPLNPIATT, from the coding sequence ATGGAACCTGCACTGCCAGCCAACCCGCGCTGGGTCAATCGGCCGGAGGGATCCAACTGGGGAGACTTCGGTCCGGATGACCATCTGGGCCGGCTCAACCTGCTGACCGTCGAAAAGGTCCATGAGGGACTGGCCGAGGTCCGCGACGGTAGGACCTTCGCCCTGGGCCTTCCGCTGGACCTTCCCGGCGGCACGTCGCTGAACCCGAACCGGCTCCCACCGGTGCTACGCCCCAACTTGCGCTCGGGCCATGTGAACTTCAATTGCCGGATGGATTCCGTCTACCCGGGTTCCTCCGACGTGATGAACGACGACTTGGCCGTCCTGCACCTGCAGTACTCCACCCAATGGGATGCACTGTGCCATGTCGGTTCGCTCTTCGACGCCGATGGGGATGGAATCCCCGAGCCGGTCTATTACAACGGTTTCCGTGCCGGCATCGAGGTGATCGGCCCGGATAACCTCGGCGATGCCGGCTTCGATACGCTGCATGCCTCCAGCACGTCCAACGCGGGGGTCTTGGGCATCGGAGCCATGGCCGAACGCCCGATCCAGGGGCGGGCCGTGATGGTGGATCTTGTCGCCCATCTGGGCACCGAACAAACCGTGGTCGGTTTCGAGAGCCTGCGCAAGATCATGGAGGTCGATGGGATCATCGTCGAACCCGGGGACATCCTGACACTGCATACCGGCTACGCCGACAAGGTGCTGCAGATGGCCGGGAACCCGGACCCAGCTGTCCTACACAGTTACGGTGCGGTGCTCGACGGACGCGATGCGGCACTGCTCCAGTGGATCACCGACTCCGGGGTGGCGGCCATCGCGGCCGACAACTACGCGGTAGAGCTCTACCCCGCCAGGCCGGCACCGGCACCCGCCTCGGTGCTGCCGCTGCATGAACACTGCTTGTTCAAACTCGGTGTGCCGCTGGGTGAACTGTGGGCCCTGGGGCCGCTGGCCGCTCACTTGCGCGCCTCCGGGCGCTCTCGCTACCTGTTGACAGCGTCCCCGCTGAACCTGCCGGGAGCCGCGGGCTCCCCCTTGAATCCCATCGCCACCACCTGA
- a CDS encoding SDR family oxidoreductase, translated as MPESPRPRILVTGGASGIGAAIVARSIADGYDPVVIDRVGDGIIADLSDAQSTAEALEQALAGGPITRLVNNVGAVFPASAQDQTLAELDAAWSLNLRTAMQATQALLPGMREAGFGRIVSISSRAALGKEMRTAYAATKAALIGMTRVWALELGEFGITANAVGPGPIATPLFNGANPPGAPRTRAIIEGIPVKRMGTAEDVAHATSYLLDERSGFVTGQTLYVCGGMTVGHSGV; from the coding sequence ATGCCTGAATCCCCCCGCCCACGCATCCTGGTTACCGGAGGCGCCTCCGGTATCGGTGCCGCCATAGTCGCCCGTTCCATTGCCGACGGCTACGATCCGGTCGTCATCGACCGGGTTGGCGACGGTATCATCGCTGACCTCTCGGATGCCCAGTCCACTGCCGAGGCACTGGAGCAGGCGCTCGCCGGCGGGCCGATCACTCGTTTGGTGAACAACGTCGGTGCCGTCTTCCCGGCTTCGGCCCAGGATCAGACGCTGGCCGAGCTGGACGCGGCCTGGTCGTTGAATCTTCGCACAGCGATGCAGGCCACTCAGGCGCTGCTGCCGGGCATGCGCGAAGCAGGCTTCGGCCGGATCGTCTCGATCTCCTCCCGGGCTGCGCTGGGCAAGGAAATGCGCACCGCCTACGCCGCCACCAAGGCGGCCCTGATCGGAATGACCCGGGTCTGGGCGCTTGAGCTCGGTGAATTCGGGATCACTGCCAACGCCGTCGGCCCCGGGCCCATCGCCACGCCGCTCTTCAACGGGGCCAACCCCCCGGGGGCCCCGCGCACCCGCGCCATCATTGAGGGCATCCCGGTCAAGCGCATGGGCACCGCCGAGGATGTTGCCCATGCCACGTCCTACCTGCTTGATGAGCGCTCCGGATTCGTCACCGGACAGACGCTTTATGTTTGCGGCGGCATGACAGTAGGTCATTCCGGTGTCTGA
- a CDS encoding 3-hydroxyacyl-CoA dehydrogenase, with amino-acid sequence MSERLTGRAPVAVIGAGSIGVAFALVFARAGHLVVLSDPDAGRRSAVTGEVASRLEALQRHGLLSEAPEVILERISTTASMATAVTGAVLVQECIPELLELKREIFAELDVLAAPDAILASSSSALTAGAIAAGLPGAARILVAHPGNPPYLIPVIELVPASATSAQTLEAARIMYSAAGLSPVVVHGEPEGFVFNRLQGAVLREAYALVRDGVASVEDIDTVVREGLGRRWCFMGPFETVDLNTRGGIESHAAKMGPAYARMGAERGQSDPWYPELVAEVAAQRRAVLPLDQWEERVAWRDEELMKRLNHTTKDSHE; translated from the coding sequence GTGTCTGAGCGGCTCACCGGACGCGCCCCGGTTGCCGTGATCGGGGCCGGCAGCATCGGCGTCGCCTTTGCCCTGGTCTTCGCCCGGGCAGGGCACCTGGTGGTGCTTTCGGACCCCGATGCCGGGCGCCGCTCCGCTGTCACCGGCGAGGTGGCTTCCCGACTTGAGGCACTGCAACGGCACGGTCTGCTCTCCGAGGCCCCGGAGGTGATCCTGGAACGCATCTCCACCACGGCATCGATGGCCACGGCGGTGACGGGTGCCGTCCTGGTCCAGGAATGCATCCCTGAACTGTTGGAGCTCAAGCGCGAGATCTTCGCCGAACTTGATGTGCTGGCAGCTCCCGATGCCATCTTGGCCAGCTCCAGTTCGGCTTTGACTGCCGGGGCCATCGCCGCCGGGCTTCCCGGCGCCGCGCGCATCCTGGTGGCCCATCCGGGGAATCCTCCCTACCTGATTCCGGTCATCGAATTGGTGCCGGCCAGCGCCACCTCGGCACAGACGCTCGAGGCGGCCCGCATCATGTACTCGGCAGCCGGACTTTCCCCGGTGGTGGTGCACGGTGAGCCCGAGGGCTTTGTTTTCAACCGCCTCCAGGGAGCCGTATTGCGCGAGGCCTATGCGCTGGTACGCGACGGTGTCGCCAGCGTCGAGGACATCGACACTGTGGTCCGAGAGGGCCTCGGGCGGCGCTGGTGTTTCATGGGACCCTTCGAAACGGTTGACCTGAACACCCGCGGGGGCATCGAGTCCCACGCCGCCAAGATGGGACCGGCCTACGCGCGAATGGGCGCCGAACGCGGACAATCGGATCCCTGGTACCCGGAGCTGGTGGCCGAGGTTGCCGCGCAACGCCGCGCGGTGCTGCCGTTGGACCAATGGGAAGAACGGGTCGCCTGGCGCGACGAGGAATTGATGAAACGCCTGAACCACACCACTAAGGACAGTCATGAGTAA
- a CDS encoding short-chain fatty acid transporter: protein MSKKPEIRTPAAPGVMQKITGFFTELMRKYLPDPFVFAIGLTLLTFVLAFAIQHQSPIDAVVNWGNGFWDLLAFTTQMAVILAAGFVLANSPVVDRLLDRIVANVHTPKAAIVVATLVGGFGSYLNWGFGLVIGGVVARKLATEIKGIHYPLIIASAYSGFTMYGLGLSATIPLTIATPGHPLEGSMGLIGLGETIFSPPMIVTAVVVMATLPILNAALHPKPGQPVRELDPALFAGTEKGPVNDDFSEDTIANKLNKSRALSMIIGLVGILYVVLHMVQGGKVDLNLINFIILFLGIILMGNPISYVTKLNEGIKTVSGIILQFPFYAGIMAIMAGSGLVLTISGWFVNVATAQTLPFWGLISSFVINFFAPSGGGHWVIQGPFMIEAAHTLGASIPQTAMSVMLGNAWNDLIQPFWILPALALSKLKLKDIMGYTVVMMFWVGLIYIVSILAWGFLG from the coding sequence ATGAGTAAAAAGCCTGAAATCCGGACTCCGGCAGCGCCCGGGGTGATGCAGAAGATCACCGGTTTCTTCACCGAACTGATGCGCAAGTATTTGCCTGATCCCTTCGTTTTTGCCATCGGGCTGACACTGCTCACCTTCGTGCTGGCCTTTGCGATCCAGCACCAGAGTCCTATCGACGCCGTGGTGAATTGGGGTAATGGGTTCTGGGATCTGCTGGCCTTCACCACGCAGATGGCCGTGATCCTTGCAGCCGGTTTCGTGCTGGCCAACTCACCGGTCGTGGACCGGTTGCTTGATCGGATCGTCGCCAATGTGCACACGCCCAAAGCGGCCATCGTGGTGGCCACACTGGTCGGAGGCTTCGGGTCCTACCTGAACTGGGGCTTCGGCCTGGTCATCGGCGGGGTGGTGGCCCGTAAGCTGGCCACCGAGATCAAGGGGATCCACTACCCGCTGATCATCGCCAGCGCCTACTCCGGATTCACCATGTACGGGTTGGGGCTCTCGGCCACTATCCCGTTGACCATCGCCACCCCGGGGCATCCCTTGGAAGGGAGCATGGGCCTGATTGGTCTGGGGGAGACCATCTTCTCCCCGCCGATGATTGTCACCGCGGTCGTGGTCATGGCCACGCTGCCAATCCTCAACGCAGCACTGCACCCCAAGCCCGGCCAGCCGGTGCGTGAACTGGATCCAGCATTATTCGCCGGAACCGAAAAGGGGCCGGTCAACGACGATTTCTCCGAAGACACCATTGCAAACAAGCTGAACAAGTCCCGGGCCTTGTCGATGATCATCGGCCTGGTTGGCATCCTCTATGTCGTCCTGCACATGGTCCAAGGCGGCAAAGTCGACCTGAACCTGATCAACTTCATCATCCTGTTCCTGGGCATCATCCTGATGGGGAACCCGATCTCCTATGTCACCAAGCTCAACGAGGGCATAAAGACGGTCTCCGGGATCATCCTGCAGTTCCCGTTCTACGCCGGCATCATGGCAATCATGGCCGGTTCCGGTCTGGTGCTGACCATCTCGGGCTGGTTCGTGAACGTCGCTACCGCCCAGACCCTGCCTTTCTGGGGGCTGATCAGCTCGTTCGTGATTAACTTCTTCGCCCCCTCCGGTGGCGGACACTGGGTCATCCAGGGCCCCTTCATGATCGAAGCCGCCCATACCCTGGGTGCTTCGATACCGCAGACCGCCATGTCGGTCATGCTCGGTAATGCATGGAATGACCTGATTCAGCCGTTCTGGATCCTTCCGGCACTGGCCCTGTCCAAGCTCAAGCTCAAGGACATCATGGGTTACACCGTGGTCATGATGTTCTGGGTCGGTTTGATCTACATCGTCTCCATCCTGGCCTGGGGCTTCCTGGGCTAA
- a CDS encoding ABC transporter substrate-binding protein, whose amino-acid sequence MAGISVNEKAKALLPESILASGLLRVASDPTYAPFEYYDTDNKTMIGYDVDFSDAVGAALGLKVEHVPATFDTILAGLASGKYDMAMSSFSITPEREKIVDFVQYMSGGSGMAVAPGNPKAISMDLLTMCGNKIGVQKGSIQSMNHLPKFNDGCTTAGKEPIGVQNFPSQTDANLALGSGRVDAVMADSVSLAYQGDLSKGKFVLAEGPVYQPSPTGLALGQDTGLKEAVQEAVRTVLDSPDYQVMNSKWSIPASVHITSKMLDGQ is encoded by the coding sequence ATGGCGGGGATTTCCGTCAACGAGAAGGCGAAAGCGCTACTTCCCGAAAGTATTCTCGCCTCCGGGCTACTACGCGTCGCTTCCGACCCGACCTACGCCCCCTTCGAGTACTACGACACGGATAACAAGACCATGATCGGCTATGACGTCGATTTCTCGGACGCCGTAGGTGCGGCACTGGGCCTGAAAGTAGAGCATGTGCCCGCAACGTTCGACACGATTTTGGCGGGTCTTGCATCCGGCAAATACGACATGGCGATGTCGTCGTTTTCCATCACTCCGGAACGCGAGAAAATCGTCGACTTCGTCCAGTACATGAGCGGAGGTTCGGGCATGGCCGTCGCGCCCGGGAATCCGAAGGCCATCAGCATGGATCTGCTCACCATGTGTGGCAACAAGATCGGGGTCCAGAAAGGTTCGATCCAATCCATGAACCACCTACCCAAATTCAATGATGGATGCACCACGGCAGGCAAGGAGCCCATCGGCGTCCAGAACTTCCCGTCGCAAACCGACGCCAACCTCGCACTTGGGTCCGGGCGGGTGGACGCGGTCATGGCCGACAGCGTATCCCTGGCCTATCAGGGTGACCTGTCCAAGGGAAAGTTCGTCCTCGCCGAAGGCCCGGTATATCAGCCCAGTCCCACCGGTCTGGCGCTTGGCCAGGACACCGGCTTGAAGGAGGCAGTTCAGGAAGCCGTGCGGACTGTTCTGGACAGCCCCGACTACCAGGTAATGAACTCCAAGTGGAGCATTCCGGCATCCGTCCACATCACCTCGAAGATGCTCGACGGTCAGTAG
- a CDS encoding SGNH/GDSL hydrolase family protein, producing the protein MLTGCQGASTVAPAPRSVPVSSTPPALTPSKPHNVVVIGDSLSTGLGTSPKDAWPNLIDNDPLEGAEPLSVHNVAQNGSGYLSVGSHKSTFGSQVQQGVDQDTDLVVFFGSENDRGYAPEKLTNAMTDAYAAAKEKAPHAAMLVVGPPAYSHQPEARRLSVRDAVQDAAEAAGAKFVDPIAQGWIVDDVENLVGPDGVHPSLSGQYDLKAKMETLIANVLPQ; encoded by the coding sequence ATGTTGACCGGCTGCCAAGGTGCATCCACCGTCGCCCCGGCCCCACGGTCTGTGCCGGTCTCGTCGACGCCTCCGGCACTAACCCCGTCAAAGCCTCACAACGTGGTCGTCATTGGGGATTCGTTGAGCACTGGGCTTGGCACGTCCCCGAAGGATGCCTGGCCAAACCTGATCGACAACGATCCGTTGGAAGGCGCTGAACCCCTGAGCGTGCACAACGTCGCTCAAAATGGAAGTGGTTACCTGAGCGTCGGCAGTCACAAATCCACGTTTGGCTCCCAGGTACAGCAGGGAGTCGATCAAGACACCGATTTGGTGGTGTTCTTCGGATCGGAAAACGACCGGGGCTATGCTCCCGAAAAACTCACCAACGCGATGACGGACGCTTATGCGGCCGCCAAGGAGAAGGCACCCCATGCGGCCATGCTGGTGGTCGGACCACCGGCCTACTCGCACCAGCCCGAGGCAAGGCGTTTGAGTGTTCGGGATGCCGTTCAGGATGCAGCCGAGGCGGCCGGGGCAAAATTCGTCGACCCGATTGCCCAGGGCTGGATCGTAGACGATGTCGAGAACCTGGTTGGCCCCGATGGGGTGCATCCCTCGCTGTCCGGACAATACGATCTCAAGGCAAAGATGGAAACACTCATCGCCAACGTGTTACCGCAGTAG
- a CDS encoding alpha/beta fold hydrolase, producing MPEAQINDVTLSYTDRSPESGSENVLLLLHGHAFDRSMWEPQIGHFAALGWRVIAPDLRGFGGSGLTPGIVYTEEFTADTVALLDHLGIDTAVVLGYSMGGQVAMEIQHSHPQRVRALAIVDTIPQGEDAAGKRRRNVVADRLVTEGMHDYAADVLGLMIGGYNVEKLPAVAGKVLEMIRASSAVGSAAAMRGRAARRDFSGTLSAVTVPALVVVGADDAFDGGAAVHMHELMPHSTLAVIEGAGHTPSMEQPASFNAVLQAFLSGV from the coding sequence ATGCCAGAAGCACAGATCAACGACGTCACTTTGTCCTACACCGACCGGTCCCCTGAGTCCGGTTCGGAAAACGTGCTGCTGCTTCTTCACGGTCATGCCTTCGACCGCAGCATGTGGGAACCCCAAATCGGGCATTTCGCTGCCCTGGGATGGCGCGTGATAGCCCCAGACCTGCGCGGTTTCGGTGGATCCGGACTCACCCCCGGCATCGTCTATACCGAGGAGTTCACTGCCGATACGGTGGCACTGCTCGATCACCTGGGCATCGATACGGCTGTGGTGCTCGGCTACTCCATGGGTGGGCAGGTCGCCATGGAAATCCAGCACTCGCACCCGCAACGGGTGCGCGCACTGGCCATCGTCGACACGATTCCGCAGGGTGAGGACGCCGCCGGCAAACGCCGCCGCAACGTGGTCGCCGACCGCCTGGTCACCGAGGGAATGCACGACTACGCCGCGGACGTGCTCGGGCTGATGATCGGCGGCTACAACGTGGAGAAACTGCCGGCCGTCGCCGGCAAGGTACTGGAAATGATCCGCGCCTCCTCCGCCGTTGGATCCGCGGCGGCCATGCGCGGACGAGCTGCCCGCCGCGACTTCAGCGGTACGCTGTCAGCAGTCACCGTACCGGCATTAGTCGTGGTCGGGGCCGACGACGCGTTCGATGGCGGCGCCGCGGTGCACATGCACGAACTCATGCCACACTCCACACTGGCCGTCATCGAAGGGGCCGGGCACACACCCAGCATGGAGCAGCCCGCTTCATTCAACGCCGTACTTCAGGCGTTCCTCTCAGGGGTCTGA
- a CDS encoding GDSL-type esterase/lipase family protein yields the protein MARTKKLRLLTLFGTALASCALLATGLAPASAAVSPPATHHGPPVINYVNLGDSYSAGFGTGTIVAGPLPGCYQTNGTSQVTLVAAQAHINLLIDAACAGAKTTDVATAATAVAPYLAQADLVTLTLGGNDLGWSTVVGACSTQGTAKLCDQAILATLLTLPKAAKSANKTLRIIDAATPGTILLQGYPRLFSPEFGNNPLITAKRAKQLNNLADLLNLSLAAATHGTSAQFVSVSSRFQGHGIGSPTSWLYLNPANPTDSFNLHPTATGYLLGYYPALKSRINALHLVY from the coding sequence ATGGCTCGCACCAAGAAACTCCGCCTACTCACCCTCTTCGGCACTGCCCTGGCCTCTTGTGCCCTGCTCGCCACCGGGCTTGCACCAGCCTCCGCCGCGGTCTCCCCTCCCGCCACCCACCACGGCCCGCCGGTCATCAACTACGTGAACCTCGGGGACTCGTATTCGGCAGGTTTCGGCACCGGCACCATCGTGGCCGGCCCACTGCCCGGCTGCTACCAGACCAATGGCACCAGCCAGGTGACCCTGGTCGCAGCGCAGGCACACATCAATCTGCTCATTGACGCGGCCTGTGCCGGAGCCAAAACCACCGATGTCGCCACCGCAGCCACGGCCGTGGCACCGTACCTCGCACAAGCGGACCTGGTGACCCTTACCCTGGGCGGCAACGACCTGGGCTGGTCCACCGTCGTGGGGGCATGCAGCACCCAGGGCACCGCCAAGCTCTGCGACCAGGCCATTCTGGCGACGCTCCTGACCCTGCCCAAGGCGGCCAAGTCGGCCAACAAGACATTGCGCATCATTGACGCTGCCACCCCGGGCACTATCCTGCTTCAGGGCTATCCGCGGCTGTTCTCCCCCGAATTCGGAAACAATCCGCTGATCACGGCAAAACGGGCCAAACAACTCAATAACCTCGCCGACCTGCTGAACCTCTCGCTGGCCGCCGCCACCCATGGCACCAGCGCACAGTTCGTCTCCGTCAGCAGCCGGTTCCAAGGCCACGGAATCGGATCCCCAACCAGCTGGCTGTACCTCAACCCGGCGAACCCCACCGATTCGTTCAACCTGCATCCAACTGCCACCGGCTACCTGCTCGGCTACTATCCGGCCCTCAAGTCCCGGATCAACGCCCTGCATCTGGTGTACTAG
- a CDS encoding LysR family transcriptional regulator: protein MSEVTLRQLEYFAAVAETQSVTEAARLCHVSQGAVSLALGQLEHALGATLAVRQRGRGIFLTPEGQAVATRARLITEQVLGLRTAVSAAHDELAGRLSIGVFTTVAVHVVPHLAEWFSVRHPAVELNFVEGTGPEIQDALFSGRTQLSVGYEAQFDDDCAIDVLHEFHRQVLLSPDHPLAACESIGFSQLAEYPAALLNLEPALQHTLAEFRRYGVTPNVRWLFGNVPSIHSLVGRGLAYSLLMQPTATSVEGLPLAFRPLSDETPTNSLVAATPVGVDRSAMVREALHSLHSQWT from the coding sequence ATGAGTGAAGTGACGTTGCGGCAGCTTGAGTATTTTGCCGCGGTGGCAGAAACCCAATCCGTCACGGAAGCGGCACGGCTGTGCCACGTCAGCCAGGGCGCCGTGAGCCTGGCCCTGGGGCAGCTGGAACACGCGCTCGGGGCGACTCTTGCGGTGCGGCAGCGCGGCCGCGGAATCTTCCTCACCCCCGAGGGACAGGCCGTCGCAACCCGGGCCAGGCTGATCACCGAACAGGTGCTGGGGTTGAGGACAGCCGTCTCGGCTGCCCACGACGAACTGGCGGGCCGGCTCTCCATCGGGGTGTTCACCACTGTCGCAGTGCATGTGGTGCCGCATCTGGCCGAGTGGTTCTCCGTCCGTCATCCCGCCGTGGAACTGAACTTCGTCGAGGGCACCGGCCCGGAGATCCAGGATGCCCTGTTCTCCGGCCGCACCCAGCTGTCGGTGGGCTACGAGGCCCAGTTCGACGATGACTGCGCCATCGACGTGCTGCATGAGTTCCACCGCCAGGTCCTGCTGAGCCCGGATCACCCGCTTGCAGCATGCGAGTCGATCGGCTTCTCCCAACTAGCCGAATACCCCGCTGCCCTGTTGAACCTGGAACCTGCGTTGCAGCACACGTTGGCCGAATTCCGCCGCTACGGCGTCACGCCCAACGTCCGCTGGCTCTTTGGCAACGTTCCCTCCATCCATTCACTGGTCGGACGCGGCCTGGCCTATTCGCTGTTGATGCAGCCCACCGCGACGAGCGTGGAGGGCTTGCCGCTGGCCTTCCGCCCACTTTCCGATGAGACACCGACCAATTCGCTGGTGGCGGCCACCCCTGTCGGAGTGGACCGCAGCGCCATGGTGCGCGAGGCACTCCATTCGCTCCACTCACAGTGGACCTGA
- a CDS encoding MBL fold metallo-hydrolase, giving the protein MSEPHASPLIPYVVTLGTAGGPRWWKDHSGTPRFGIATAVVVGETWYLVDCGQGAGRQANAAGLAMANLGGIFITHMHSDHTVDLPSLLLFGAFELKNTPRGPIPIVGPGDRGKLLPLSPRATSIPKPVAPNRPTPGVDGLVSGLLAAYATDCNDRIFDSLAVSPEDQFEAREIQLPEHLGFDPDTDVAPPMEPIEVFRDENVTVTAILVSHHPTAPAYAFRFETVGGSVTISGDTAPCANMVTLARGTDLLLHEAINLDVLAAQYSDAQMLQATMDHHRRAHTTAAEAGSIAAQAGVAHLALHHLVPSYSPPEAWAEARTTFDGPFSIPDDLEVISFGPGARAATARPSAHASGH; this is encoded by the coding sequence GTGTCTGAACCCCATGCCTCACCCCTGATCCCGTACGTGGTCACCCTCGGTACGGCCGGCGGCCCACGCTGGTGGAAGGACCACTCTGGCACGCCGCGCTTCGGCATCGCCACGGCCGTCGTCGTGGGGGAAACCTGGTACCTGGTGGACTGCGGCCAAGGCGCCGGTAGGCAGGCCAACGCGGCCGGATTGGCCATGGCGAACCTCGGTGGCATCTTCATAACCCATATGCATTCAGACCACACGGTGGACCTGCCCTCGCTCCTGCTCTTCGGCGCCTTCGAGCTGAAGAACACCCCGCGCGGACCGATCCCGATCGTGGGTCCCGGTGACCGTGGCAAGCTCCTGCCGCTCTCCCCGCGGGCCACCAGCATCCCGAAGCCTGTTGCACCGAATCGTCCCACCCCCGGGGTGGACGGCCTGGTCTCCGGCCTGTTGGCCGCCTACGCCACCGATTGCAACGACCGGATCTTCGATTCCCTGGCAGTCTCTCCGGAGGATCAGTTCGAGGCCCGTGAAATCCAGCTCCCGGAGCACCTGGGCTTCGACCCGGATACCGACGTGGCCCCGCCGATGGAACCGATCGAGGTCTTCCGGGACGAGAACGTCACCGTCACCGCGATCCTGGTATCGCACCACCCCACGGCGCCTGCCTATGCCTTCCGCTTCGAGACCGTCGGGGGATCGGTCACCATCTCCGGGGACACCGCTCCCTGCGCCAACATGGTCACCCTGGCCCGCGGCACCGACCTGCTGCTGCATGAAGCCATCAACCTGGACGTACTCGCGGCGCAGTATTCGGACGCGCAGATGCTGCAGGCCACCATGGACCACCACCGGCGGGCGCACACCACGGCAGCCGAAGCCGGGAGCATCGCGGCGCAGGCGGGCGTCGCCCACCTGGCCCTGCACCACCTGGTGCCCAGTTATTCGCCACCCGAGGCCTGGGCCGAGGCCCGCACCACCTTTGACGGACCGTTCTCGATCCCCGATGACCTCGAGGTCATTTCATTCGGTCCAGGCGCCCGCGCTGCAACAGCTCGGCCTTCCGCCCACGCATCCGGCCACTAG